GGAGTTCCAAGAATCGCCAAGCAGACCAAATCATCACTCAACCAAATGAATGAGTTTTCTGTAGGGAAGTTCCAAACCGCACCGTCTGCAAACTCAATCCCAAGCTCAGGAAGCTGAACGTTATCCACACCAGAGACGTTGAAGCAAGGGTCTAGCACCGGGAAGTCTCTGTAGACAGGGTACTTCCCTTTCACTTCCTCAGCAATCTTGTTCTTGATGATCTCATAAGCAGGCTCAGCAAAGTAACTCAACGTTGTACCCGAATCAATGATGGTTCCTCCAGCACCGTCCGATGAGATGTTCCATGTTTCTTCGGGTATGTTCACAACGTGCCCCGCGACAAGAATGGACTTGATCTGTACGTAGTAGAATGTCTCAACCAAGTTTTCTTTGGCCGCGACGAAAGAAGTGAAGTTCAGGTTCGGATGGCTCAGCAGATCCTTGTCTTCACCGAAGATCAACTTGCTGCTAACGTTAGCGTCGCTGTTTCTATCGACAAGGCAGTAAGAGAAGGAGTGACCATAAAGAGACTGAAGCTGAGATGAGAACGAAAGCGGACCTCTTCCTAAACCAAGCAGCCCCGCAGCACCGTGGAAGAGACCTCTGTTCCAGTGACCACAACCAAACATCATGTTCTCAACGTTATACAGCTCAGAGCTCCCTCCGTTGGTGGTGAGATTAACGGTGAAAGTCTCGACTGCGAAGTCTCCGGTGGTGTTGGAGCTGTCTCCGTACCAGTAGTAGTAAGGACACGGTTGGTTCTCTGATTTGCAAGGCTTTGGAGGGTTGGGTGGTGAGACTAGGCTGCATCTTGGGTCGTTGCAAGTTATGTTCTTGAAAGAGGTAGAGGTTGTTGGGTCGTAAAACGCACCGTTTTGCTGGAAACAGTCGTAGCAAGGCAGGCATTGGATCCAGTTTAAGTCACTTCCTGTGTCGAGGATCAAGGAGAAGTGTTTTGGCGGTGAACCGACTAACACGTCCATGAAGTACTCGCCTGAACCGAGAGACATACCGGACTCGAGTGTAGCCACCAGTTGACCAGGCTTCTCCACCTCCGCGGGAGAGGTAACAActtctttcttcttgttcttgttctgtttATGAGGTTTGGAAAGAGTGTTTTGGTTCTTCTTCTCCAAGACTCTTATGTGAAGCATCTGGATTCTTGTGAGATCTTTGATTTGGAGCTCAAGAACTGGATGTGTTGATTCTTGTTTGGTCGTTGCCTGTCGGCGCTTTAAGTGAAACTTCACCGTTTTGTTTTCTACTGTTGTTTCCTTGGTGGGTGGGGTAGAGAAACCGCAGTCGTCGCTTgtggaagaagaaacagagccGAAGCGCATCGGATTCGGGAAATCAAACCCGGAAAAGCCTGAGATGTTCTTCTTCTGCTCATTGGTTCCGGCGAGGGCTCTCGAGTCACCGGAAAAAGCTGTGacgaagaagaaaacaagacaAAGAATGAAACTTTGCTTGGACAACATTTAAGTGAAATCTCCGACAACAACAAAGCTCGGAGTGGCCGTGAAAGGAAACTTTTTGGGGGAGATTTGATAGATTGTGAGAAATTGATTCTGaaggaaaagaagagagaatgaGTTTagagttagagagagagagggaggaagAGCAAAGAACAGTAAGGAGGATCTGGTGAAGTCAGATTACCGAAAATAAAGTAATAGTTGATAATTGTTGACCaaagtcttcttcctcttcacgCGGTTTCATACTTAAAGGACCAAACATGGAAGCGAAGGAAGAGCGGTAAAACATTTTGTGGAATGGTTCTTCGTCTAAaacattttctttgtttttttttttgtttagttttttttttttttgtaacttggcattcatttaatattaaaagaacAGAAAATGTTTACAGGCCAAAGCCTAAGTGTTTTGGGAGCAGCCCATTAAGCAATCTAAAAGAACCATTAGTAAGAACCCATAAGCCCAAGATTTGAGTAGCCCAAGTGGAGAGGAAGTTCGATGGTTACGAGGGGAAGAGCGGAGTAGTTTCAACGGTGCCATTGTTGCATCGCAGCGGATGAGAGACGAGGGTTTGATTCTCTAAAGCTCTGCAGCTTATTTCGGAGTTGATGATCGATGACTGAGAAGATGGTGTCCACTGATCTGAAGGTGTTGGAGTGTAATCTGCTGTTTCTCTCATTCCAAATCCAGTAAAGAGATGATTGCCATGCAAGAAGAGTAAGCAACCTTTTTGATTTCTGCGATTTATGCTTTGACAGTCCTTTCATCTGAGCGAGAGTTTGATTCCAGTCCGGCGAAGGCGTGAGACGACAGCGGGAGGCACAGAGAGACCAAAGGGCGAAGCTAAACTGGCAAGAGTGGTAGAGATGGTTTCTGGTTTCTGGTGCTGCGTTACAGAGTAGGCACAGCGGAGAAACTTGAAGTCCCCAAGAGATCATACGGTCCCGCGTCGGCGATCTATCCAATATGATTAGCCAAGCGTTGAAATTGTGTCTAGGGATTCCATTCGGTGTCCAAGCTACAGGCGCCCAATCAACTTCATCTACCTCTCCACATAAGTATGTGTAAGTTGTTCCAGTGCTATAAGTAGTTAACACCTTACCATCAACCTCCCATTCATAGAAATCCGGAGCATCTGTAAGTTCGACGGTGGTAAGGTAGGTGAGTAACTGAAGCTGTCTTTCTGTTCTTGCAGAGGGGAGTCTCCAATTTCCATTCCGACATAAGGAAGCTACCGTGGCATTTAGCGGGATGCCAAGCCTGGTAGAGGAGAAGTCAAGGAACTCCGACAAGTTTCCGAACGGCGTCCAACTGTCAAACCAAAATCTAGCTGTGAGGCCATTCTCCAGTCGCTGCTTGATGAGGGGGTAAACAACATCTTTTAGCTTCAGCAGTTTGTTAGCGAGCCAGGAAAAGGATTGATTCGGTTTTGTAGTCCAGTAGTTATGAATCGATCCTTTGAGAACAACATCTGTGAACCACGCCACCCATATGGAACCCGCTCTGAAGAACAGCAACCAGATGAGTTTGATACAACAAGCTTTATTCCAGACATGAAGGTTCTTAATCCCAAGGCCTCCCTGCTCCTTTGTAAGCACAACTTTATCCCATGACACTCTTGCTGTATTGTGACTTTCTATATTCCCTTTCCACAGGAAGACACTACACAGAGAATTGATGCGAGCAATACAGGCTTTAGGGAGTATGAAAGCGGAGCACCAGAAGGTGGTTATACCTGCGATCACAGTCTTGATGAGGAGTAGTCTGCCTGAGAAGGAGAGACTTTTGACGGACCAAGAGGAGAGGCGAGTCTTGATTTGATGAAGAAGTGGTTCACAGTTGGAGAGGTTTAGTTTCTTGGAGGTCATGGGAACTCCTAGATAGCGCACCGGTAGTACACCACAAGTCATTCCTGTCGAGGCTTGGATCGTCTCAATTTCAGCAGAGGAGAGGCCTGAGGCAAAGAAGCTCGTTTTCTGAAAACTCACGGCTAGCCCCGAGCGCTTTTCAAACTCATGAAGAACCTGCATAACACTCTGAAGCGATTCAATAGAACCATCTATAAAGATCAGCAAATCATCTGCGAAAGACAGGTGCGTTAGCTTCATTGATTCACAGTTCTTATGGTATCTTATTTTCCCTTGTGCCGCTGCTTCCTTAAGCATATAAGATAGACAGTTCATTGCGATGACAAAAAGGTAAGGGGAAAGGGGATCCCCTTGCCTTAGTCCTCTCTTTCCCTTGAAGTAACCGTTGACAGTGCCATTGTAACCGAGCATAAAACTTGTTGTGCAGATACAGGCTTTGAGCTGAGCAATGAAGTGTGGAGGGACATTCAACCCTTGAAGACAGGATAGGAGGAACTCCCATGACAGGGTGTCAAATGCCTTGGCGATGTCAACTTTGATGGTAACTCTCTTTGGCCCTTTGTTCTTGTGGTAACCATGAATTAGCTCACTAGCTAGGACTGTATTTTCCACAAGCAATCTGTCCTTGACAAAAGCAGTTTGACATGGTAGGATAAGCTGTTGCAGAATAGGCTTGAGTCTAGCAACCATTAAGCGTGAGATAACTTTGTAGACAGTGTTTAAGCAGGAAATAGGTCTAAAGTCTGAGATCTTTGTTGCCCCTGGATGCTTAGGAATGAGAGATAGAATAGTTGCATTAGCTGAGGTCGGTAGAAAAGCTGTGTGAAAGAAGTTTTGGATTGAAACCACCGCCTCAGAACCAACAATGTCCCATGCCGCCTTGAAAAAACCTGAAGAAAGACCATCCGGCCCTGGGGCCTTGTTTGGGTTTAATTTGAAGAAAAGTCTTTTTATTTCTTCAGGTGTAGGAAGTTGAAGCATTGCAGTGACTTGCTGATGAGTGCAACGAAAGGGAATAAGAGATGAGAACCAAGTAGCGCTCGAGACTGTGATGGGAGGAGTATAAAACCGAGGCCCAAGGATCGATCTGAAATGTTCAATCGCCATTAAGCTCATTTGGATCGGGTCTGTGATCAACACACCAGAAGCTGAGAGAAAGCATCTGATAGCATTGTAACTCGCTCTGACTTGGCAGATTCGGTGGAAGTAGATGGTGTTTAAGTCCCCTTCTCTTAGCCAATTTATCCGTGACTTTTGTCTAAAGAAACATTCTTCAATTTCTCTAAGAAAAAGCCATTTTTGGTGCAGATCCCTCTCCTCTTGGTATAGCTGTGGTGAAGGATTTTGAAGCGCTTGTACCTGCACACATTGTAACAAACTGTAAGTCTCACTCACTCTCtcttgtatttttgaaaagttcTCTCGATTTAGTCTCTTTAGCTCTCCCTTAAGGGTCTTTAGTTTCCAACAGAACCGGGATAGATTTGAACACATGCTTCCGGTGCTACTCCAAGCATCATTAACTACCTTAGAAAAGCTAGGGTGTTTGGTTAGGTAGTTTTGGAATTTGAAAGGGTGGGTACCAGCAGTGGGTAGGCTTACAGCGAGGTCTAACAGACAGGGGCAGTGGTCTGAGAAAAGCTGAGGAAGGAAGGTTACTGAGGCATGGGGGAAAGTAGCTATCGTTACGGCATTCACCAACAGTCTGTCTAGTTTCTTGGCAATGGGACTTTCAGGTTGGTTATTGGTCCAAGTAAGGTTTGGCCCATTGAATCTGAGATCAAATGTTCCAGTCTGAGTGAGGCAGTCACGCATGGTGAACATCTGATTATCAAGCGCAGAGACTGAAGGTGAAGAGTGCTCTACTGGATGGATGATCTGGTTAAAATCTCCTCCAATCAACCAAGGGGAGTTTTCTAGTTGTAGGTTACTGTGAAGGCGCATGAGTTCAACCCAGAGATCCATTCTATCAGCTATCTCATTAGAAGCGTACACTGCCGTGCAGTAAGCGGGTGGGTGATTTGGAAGGGTTAGGATGGCGGTTAAGGTTTGGGAGGTTTGGGATATCAGTTGGACAGAGGCTGGGTGTTTCCAAATCAGAATTATTCTTCCATCCTCATCAGAGTTGTGGTTGGAAGCATAATTCCAAGTGGGACAGAGTTTGGACATAATGGGAGGCAAAAAGGGTTCTTTTATATGGGATTCTAAGATTGCTCCAAAAAGTGGCTTATGGCATGCTAACCAATCAACAAAAGGCCTATGCTTGTCCGGCATATTTAGTCCTCGGACATTCCAAAAAAAGAGTTTTGAACTCATTTGGAGGGAATAGAAGCTCCCCCATCAGGATGAGAGGAGCCTCGGGTAACAGAAACAGTTGAGGGGTCAAAGGGCAGGGTTAAGGGGTTAGGAGGAGCAGAAGGAAAAAGGGGAAGAGGAGAGTTTACAAAAGGGTTAAAAAAAGAGATTTGAAGGTTGGAGGAGGGATTTGAACTGCCAGAGCAAGGAGGGGAGAGGGTAGGGGAGGATCTGGATCGCTTTAAAGACGGCTTAGGGACACGGACAGGGGAGGAAAAGGGGTTAGGGTCAGGAGCAGGAGGCTGGAAAGGAAGCGAAGGCGCGATCACGAGATCAAGGATTGGCAAGGTAGAGGAGTTTGAAAGAGGGTTTTTTGCTGGAGATTGAGGGTCAGAGGAAGAAGGTGGGGGAGGGTTGTGGTTAGATGAGGAAGGCTGGGAAGGTTTCTTAACATAAACAGGCTTCCTGGAGGAGGCAGGATTTTTCTGAGTTTGCTTTTGAGGCATAGGGGGGACAGGTTTTTTAGGAGGAGGGGGAGGATCTTTTTGAGGCGGAGCAGTTAGGCAATTACGCATGATATGCCCAAGCTCTTGACAATGGGCGCAAGTAGGTGGCAACCAAGGGTAGTGAACTAGGACTTCAACCACCTCTCCACTTTGCCGCTCAAACTCAACCACATCAGGGAGAGGCTGTGTCAAGTCCACTTCTACTTTAACATGGGAGACAGTTATGCTTATCAGGTCTTTTGTGAAGTCATCGGTTTCCTTTGGATGCCCTATCAATCCTGCCACCAGACTGAGGCCTTTTTTATGCCTTAGATCCAATGGTACCCCAGTGAGGTGAGCCCATATTTTGATCGCCTTAAGGGGAGGGGTAGATTTGGAGTGCTCTGAGGACCACTGAGCAGTATGAAACATAGAGTCGCCAACATACCATATGTTTTTATCCAGGATTTTTGATCTCAAGAACTCACTCTGTATCCGAACCAAACAGGAGTGGTTAATCGGATTGTTGTGGATCTCAAGTCGTTTACCTTTGCCCCACATGTGATTCAAGACACTCTGGATTTGCAAAAAAGGTGGCGACTTTCCATTAAAGTAGCAAACTATAAAATCTTTATGTAGTTCTGCTCCTTCTTGGAAGACTGAATCAGGGATGAGTACCCTCGGCCTGCCTGATTGGGAGATAGTGACTGGCGCGAGCCTCTCAAGGGTTTTATCCTCAGAGGCTCtgattttttgtttagtttgtaATGTACTATACaaaatatcatacaaaaatagAAAACCTAAACCCACTAAGATTATATCCTATTTTATTCGCATTAAGCAGAATTTTGATTGGGATATTAGgtcatcattaaaatatttacctataaataaaaaaacaacagttaaaattttaaaagcagAGGTTTGATATTtcatattagtaaaaaaaatctgTTGAAAATACTAGTTTGACCGCCAAACCAAACAATTAGATTATCTTTGCGAAGAAAAAGTCGTTAGTCGCTACTTGTAAACTATTGATCTAGGTAGTACCTTTTTCTTGACgcatgttaaaataaaataaaactattgatCTAGGTAGTACCTTTTTCTTGACgcatgttaaaataaaatagaccTCGCGAGACTGACTATAATATAGTTAGCAAATAACGCATTATCAAAATGGATCCTTGTCAATATCCAATTCCAACTAATCTTTGGACTCTTAAGTGTGTATTAAAACTAACTATAAAGCAAAGACGTTAATGTTGACCATTTATTACTTATAAGTTTATAACCATACTATTCAATTCGAGATCAATTTTAATTAGGTCGAGCTTTGTGTAGTTGGCGACTTGACTGCAATAGACGAGTCCCTCTACGTTCTCTTGGAAGAACTCTGAGTCTTTGACTTTGACCAACCAAATAAATGTTTacttacaataatttttgttttatttttatcaaataaatacaatcaattatatgtttttgaagATGTCAAAACAGATAAGattctttttcttaaaaaaaaaacaaaatttaagacAGAAAATTACCCTAGCTTCAAAAAATCATGAACATAAACTAATGGTTGAGATTACATGGAGTAGAGAATCACAACCGAAATTAAAATGTAACACAAACCATTATTAGCTTAATTATTCGGCTAATTACTTATCAAAACTTACATCTAAATCATTAACTTAATTGTAAATCCACA
The sequence above is drawn from the Raphanus sativus cultivar WK10039 chromosome 7, ASM80110v3, whole genome shotgun sequence genome and encodes:
- the LOC108830929 gene encoding aspartic proteinase nepenthesin-2 isoform X1, which encodes MLSKQSFILCLVFFFVTAFSGDSRALAGTNEQKKNISGFSGFDFPNPMRFGSVSSSTSDDCGFSTPPTKETTVENKTVKFHLKRRQATTKQESTHPVLELQIKDLTRIQMLHIRVLEKKNQNTLSKPHKQNKNKKKEVVTSPAEVEKPGQLVATLESGMSLGSGEYFMDVLVGSPPKHFSLILDTGSDLNWIQCLPCYDCFQQNGAFYDPTTSTSFKNITCNDPRCSLVSPPNPPKPCKSENQPCPYYYWYGDSSNTTGDFAVETFTVNLTTNGGSSELYNVENMMFGCGHWNRGLFHGAAGLLGLGRGPLSFSSQLQSLYGHSFSYCLVDRNSDANVSSKLIFGEDKDLLSHPNLNFTSFVAAKENLVETFYYVQIKSILVAGHVVNIPEETWNISSDGAGGTIIDSGTTLSYFAEPAYEIIKNKIAEEVKGKYPVYRDFPVLDPCFNVSGVDNVQLPELGIEFADGAVWNFPTENSFIWLSDDLVCLAILGTPKSAFSIIGNYQQQNFHILYDTKRSRLGFAPTRCADV
- the LOC108830929 gene encoding aspartic proteinase nepenthesin-2 isoform X2 translates to MIRTEGPDIFILAEDFKAFSGDSRALAGTNEQKKNISGFSGFDFPNPMRFGSVSSSTSDDCGFSTPPTKETTVENKTVKFHLKRRQATTKQESTHPVLELQIKDLTRIQMLHIRVLEKKNQNTLSKPHKQNKNKKKEVVTSPAEVEKPGQLVATLESGMSLGSGEYFMDVLVGSPPKHFSLILDTGSDLNWIQCLPCYDCFQQNGAFYDPTTSTSFKNITCNDPRCSLVSPPNPPKPCKSENQPCPYYYWYGDSSNTTGDFAVETFTVNLTTNGGSSELYNVENMMFGCGHWNRGLFHGAAGLLGLGRGPLSFSSQLQSLYGHSFSYCLVDRNSDANVSSKLIFGEDKDLLSHPNLNFTSFVAAKENLVETFYYVQIKSILVAGHVVNIPEETWNISSDGAGGTIIDSGTTLSYFAEPAYEIIKNKIAEEVKGKYPVYRDFPVLDPCFNVSGVDNVQLPELGIEFADGAVWNFPTENSFIWLSDDLVCLAILGTPKSAFSIIGNYQQQNFHILYDTKRSRLGFAPTRCADV